The Quatrionicoccus australiensis nucleotide sequence CAAAGTTATCGAAATGCAGGGCTGGCAGCCGGAAGCAGCGCCCGGTTACGGCTGGCCGCTCGGCGAGCGGACCTGGATCAACCCGAGCCCGAATGCGCCCAACCTGTGGATGGCGCGCGCCTACGCCGGCACCGTCATGCTCGAAGGCGCGACGCTCTCCGAAGGGCGCGGCACGACGCGTCCGCTCGAACTGTTCGGCGCGCCCGACATCGATGCCCGCGCCGTACTCGCCGAAATGCGTGCCTTCGCGCCGCACTGGCTGGCCGGCTGCACGCTGCGCGAGATCTGGTTCGAGCCGACCTTCCACAAGCACGCCGGCAAGCTGTGCAACGGCATCCAGATCCATGTCGAGGATGCCCGCTACGAACACGCCGCCTTCCGCCCCTGGCGCCTGCAGGCGCTCGCCTTCAAGGCGATCCGCCGGCTGTATCCCGATTACCCGCTGTGGCGCGACTTTGCCTACGAATACGAGCACGATCGTCTGGCGATCGACCTGATCAACGGCTCGCCCTTGCTGCGCGAGTGGGTGGATGATCCGGCGAGTGCCGCGGACGATCTGGAGCATCTGGCCCTGGCTGACGAAACAGCCTGGCACGAGGTGCGGCGGCCTTTCCTGCGTTACTGACTGGTGGTTTAGCTGGAACCTCGACAATTAAATAGTCATTGCGACGCTCGCTAGCTGCCCTTCGGTTATTGCCGAACGCAAGCGCGTTCAAATAACTTCAATCGGGTTATGGCGAAAAACCGGGGCAAGCCCCGGTTTTTCACGTTTGCGACGTCGATTTATTTCTTTGCTGCAGCAGTCGGCTTGGCGGCGAGGCGTTCGCGCATGCGCTGGGCGCGTTCGCTGGACGGCGGATGCGAGCTGAACATGCTGCTGTTGTTGCCGAGCTTGGCCAGTTTCTCGAAGGCGGTGACGAGGCCGTCGCGTTTGAGCTTGGCCGTGGTCAGCAGGTCGAAGGAGTAATCGTCGGCGGCGCTTTCCTGGATCTGCGAGAACTGCGCGTTGACCAGTTTCTCGGTCAGTTCGCCGAGTTGCGAGGTGCTCAGTGCGGCAACCGTCTGGTTGCCCGAGGCGGCGGCGAGCTGGCGGGCGGCCGAGGCG carries:
- a CDS encoding exo-beta-N-acetylmuramidase NamZ family protein, with amino-acid sequence MTVSILFGIDRLLAEPELRRPLAGRRVALLAHPASVTAELTHSLDALAALPDIKLSAAFGPQHGLRGDKQDNMVESPDFLDPQLGIPVFSLYGEVRRPSDAMMETFDVLLVDLQDLGCRIYTFITTLRYVLEAAAKHGKTVWVLDRPNPAGRPVEGLSLRAGWESFVGAGPMPMRHGLTMGELGLWFIDLLNLDVDYKVIEMQGWQPEAAPGYGWPLGERTWINPSPNAPNLWMARAYAGTVMLEGATLSEGRGTTRPLELFGAPDIDARAVLAEMRAFAPHWLAGCTLREIWFEPTFHKHAGKLCNGIQIHVEDARYEHAAFRPWRLQALAFKAIRRLYPDYPLWRDFAYEYEHDRLAIDLINGSPLLREWVDDPASAADDLEHLALADETAWHEVRRPFLRY